In Opitutus sp. ER46, a single genomic region encodes these proteins:
- a CDS encoding efflux RND transporter periplasmic adaptor subunit — protein sequence MNSPAGTPKPIGNVPAPKRKKSLVKWIVIGGVVLLAVAIGLGVVAKKRRGAIVMVTTEKAIVKTITQTVSATGKVQPEVEVKIAPEVSGEIVKLGFREGAVVKKGDLLVAIKPDLYAAQVEQQEANLVAARAGAVQSKAQLLKAQEDLTRTADLFAKKLVSESDYTAAKTTVDVAQANHDSSLATIRRTEGSLNQARDQLTKTVIYSPIDGKVSSLATEVGERVAGTGSYGGTEIMRVADLDSMEVRVNVNENDIVNVKVGDKARITIDAFPNRKFTGEVKEIGAAAKVTGQNTQDEVTNFLVKIRILDKDVPLRPSMSANADIETKTVENVVAVPIQSITVRSKQGAKTIEEVAADRQKKTGDAKGEGAATAVNVKQQNRDDRADRENLQRVAFVRRGDIVKMVNVETGLQDTTHIEVTSGLKEGDEVVSGSFGVITRTLKDGMKVQIEPAKKAAPKK from the coding sequence ATGAATTCCCCTGCCGGCACGCCGAAGCCCATCGGCAACGTCCCCGCGCCCAAGCGCAAGAAGTCGCTCGTAAAGTGGATCGTCATCGGAGGCGTGGTGCTCCTGGCGGTCGCGATCGGCCTTGGCGTGGTGGCCAAGAAGCGCCGCGGCGCCATCGTCATGGTCACGACGGAGAAGGCGATCGTGAAGACGATCACCCAGACCGTCTCGGCGACCGGCAAGGTGCAGCCGGAGGTCGAGGTGAAGATCGCGCCCGAGGTTTCCGGCGAAATCGTGAAACTCGGCTTCCGCGAGGGCGCCGTGGTGAAGAAGGGCGACCTGCTGGTCGCCATCAAACCCGACCTCTACGCCGCGCAGGTCGAGCAGCAGGAAGCCAATCTCGTGGCGGCCCGCGCCGGCGCCGTGCAGTCGAAGGCCCAGTTGCTGAAGGCGCAGGAGGACCTGACGCGCACCGCCGACCTTTTTGCCAAGAAGCTCGTCTCCGAGTCCGACTACACCGCCGCCAAGACGACGGTCGACGTGGCGCAGGCGAACCACGACAGCTCGCTGGCGACCATTCGCCGCACCGAGGGTTCGCTCAACCAGGCGCGCGACCAGCTGACGAAGACGGTCATCTATTCGCCGATCGACGGGAAGGTGAGCTCGCTCGCCACCGAAGTCGGTGAACGTGTCGCCGGCACCGGTTCGTACGGTGGCACCGAGATCATGCGCGTGGCCGACCTCGACAGCATGGAGGTCCGCGTGAACGTGAACGAGAATGACATCGTCAACGTGAAGGTGGGCGACAAGGCGCGCATCACGATCGACGCCTTCCCGAACCGTAAATTCACCGGCGAGGTGAAGGAGATCGGCGCCGCGGCCAAGGTGACCGGCCAGAACACGCAGGACGAAGTCACCAACTTTCTCGTCAAGATCCGCATCCTCGACAAGGACGTGCCGCTGCGGCCCAGCATGAGCGCGAACGCCGACATCGAGACGAAGACCGTCGAGAACGTAGTCGCCGTGCCGATCCAGAGCATCACCGTCCGCTCGAAGCAGGGCGCGAAGACGATCGAGGAGGTCGCGGCCGATCGCCAGAAGAAGACCGGCGACGCCAAGGGCGAGGGCGCGGCCACCGCGGTGAACGTGAAGCAGCAGAACCGCGACGACCGTGCCGATCGCGAGAATCTGCAGCGCGTGGCCTTTGTCCGCCGGGGCGACATCGTCAAGATGGTGAACGTCGAGACCGGCCTGCAGGACACGACGCATATCGAGGTCACGTCCGGCCTCAAGGAAGGCGATGAGGTGGTGAGCGGCAGCTTCGGCGTCATCACCCGCACGCTGAAGGACGGCATGAAGGTGCAGATCGAACCCGCCAAGAAGGCCGCTCCCAAGAAATAA
- a CDS encoding ABC transporter ATP-binding protein: MGAETIHALRGVALRIHRNEYLAIMGPSGSGKSTLMNMLGCLDTPTAGHYEFNGKNVATMTDNELAEIRNKEIGFVFQTFNLLPRSNALHNVELPLIYAGMHKHERLERARQALENVGLGERMLHKPNELSGGQRQRVAIARALVNSPSIILADEPTGNLDSKTGEEIMELFEQLYEQGNTIIVVTHEEDIARHARRIVRLRDGLIESDANLD; the protein is encoded by the coding sequence ATGGGCGCGGAGACGATCCACGCGCTGCGCGGCGTGGCGCTCCGGATTCACCGCAATGAGTACCTCGCGATCATGGGGCCCTCCGGCAGCGGCAAGTCGACGCTCATGAACATGCTCGGCTGCCTCGATACTCCCACCGCCGGGCACTACGAGTTCAACGGCAAGAACGTCGCCACCATGACGGACAACGAACTCGCCGAGATCCGGAACAAGGAGATCGGGTTCGTCTTCCAGACCTTCAACCTCCTGCCGCGCTCGAACGCGCTGCACAATGTCGAGCTGCCGCTGATCTACGCCGGCATGCACAAGCACGAGCGGCTTGAGCGTGCGCGCCAGGCGCTCGAAAACGTCGGCCTCGGCGAGCGCATGCTGCACAAGCCGAACGAGCTCTCCGGCGGCCAGCGCCAGCGTGTCGCCATCGCCCGTGCGCTGGTGAATTCGCCGTCGATCATCCTGGCCGACGAGCCCACGGGCAACCTGGACTCCAAGACCGGCGAGGAAATCATGGAGCTGTTCGAACAACTCTATGAGCAGGGCAATACGATCATCGTCGTGACCCACGAGGAAGACATTGCCCGCCATGCGCGCCGCATCGTGCGGCTCCGCGACGGTCTGATCGAAAGCGACGCCAACCTCGACTAA
- a CDS encoding Hsp33 family molecular chaperone HslO, which yields MPETTPPNPAEPGLEVRTYFVRNRNALLARADFGDLFVDYYLHLGAHHIRVAPEHDAMFKRALAVFTLHSASRPWNEMTAWTMNFQAPLVNLFLTSDNDTGAVTGRVFDENVKEGPENLFFADVVRGNQPKRRSMVSFEGSDPVAAVEKFYAQSEQRGARIFQLGDEDFAMVSEHPDCDLTWFRQLDVEQVRILDQHEQLVLLERRIQRWHCGCNQQRMMQVLAPTMQQDPEGLFGIDPKLEIRCPRCGARHTITREAMEAYLAQSRQKPEAGGQKPEA from the coding sequence ATGCCGGAAACGACACCGCCCAATCCCGCCGAGCCCGGACTGGAAGTCCGCACCTACTTCGTGCGCAATCGCAACGCGCTCCTCGCTCGCGCGGATTTCGGCGACCTGTTTGTCGACTATTACCTGCACCTGGGCGCCCACCACATCCGGGTGGCGCCCGAGCACGACGCGATGTTCAAACGCGCTCTCGCCGTGTTTACCCTGCACAGCGCCTCGCGTCCCTGGAACGAGATGACCGCGTGGACGATGAACTTCCAGGCGCCGCTGGTGAACCTGTTCCTCACGAGCGACAACGACACCGGGGCGGTGACCGGCCGCGTGTTTGACGAAAACGTGAAGGAAGGCCCCGAGAATCTGTTTTTTGCCGACGTCGTCCGCGGCAACCAGCCGAAGCGCCGCAGCATGGTGAGCTTCGAAGGCAGCGACCCGGTGGCGGCGGTCGAAAAGTTCTACGCCCAAAGCGAGCAACGCGGGGCGCGGATCTTCCAGCTCGGCGACGAGGATTTCGCGATGGTGAGCGAACATCCGGACTGCGACCTCACATGGTTCCGGCAACTCGATGTCGAGCAGGTCCGGATCCTCGACCAGCACGAGCAACTCGTCCTGCTGGAGCGGCGCATCCAGCGGTGGCACTGCGGCTGCAACCAGCAGCGGATGATGCAGGTGCTTGCGCCGACGATGCAGCAGGACCCGGAGGGACTTTTCGGCATCGATCCCAAGCTCGAGATCCGCTGCCCGCGCTGCGGCGCCCGACACACGATCACCCGCGAGGCGATGGAAGCCTACCTCGCGCAGTCCAGGCAGAAGCCAGAGGCCGGAGGCCAGAAGCCGGAAGCCTGA
- a CDS encoding ABC transporter permease, whose product MSRLLYELSESIRIAAAQIRASKMRSALTALGVVIGIVAVTLMGTAILGIDAGVERSLAGFGDDVLYVTKWPWRDVQDWWVYRNRREVDVSYAHQVNDWIAQHPEGPLKLAVPAASWNANVIRGDLRVVNIMISGTTADLGRIVRSDMHEGRFFTDLEARSGRNVAVIGFDVADALFPNESPIGKQVQIRSQRYTVVGVAARQGSFLGMFSWDSQVIMPLEAFSRSFPVRWADPEIRVQVDLQRMDEARDELRGVMRRVRRLSPEKKDDFEINSQQVVREQIEPMKKNIAIGGLFVTGLALFVGAIGIMNITYVSVKERTKEIGTRKALGARRRTILLQFLIEAVSICVLGGVLGLGTAWGLSALVGAFWPQFPIVFSFGLVLVGLTVSVVTGVFSGFAPAYSASKLDPVVALRYE is encoded by the coding sequence ATGTCCCGTCTCCTCTACGAACTCTCCGAATCCATCCGGATTGCGGCGGCGCAGATCCGGGCGAGCAAGATGCGCTCGGCGCTGACGGCGTTGGGCGTGGTGATCGGCATCGTGGCGGTGACCCTGATGGGCACGGCCATCCTCGGCATCGACGCCGGTGTCGAGCGCAGCCTCGCGGGTTTCGGCGACGACGTGCTGTACGTCACCAAATGGCCCTGGCGCGACGTGCAGGACTGGTGGGTCTATCGCAATCGCCGCGAGGTGGATGTGTCCTACGCCCACCAGGTGAACGACTGGATCGCGCAGCATCCGGAGGGGCCGTTGAAGCTGGCGGTGCCGGCGGCGAGCTGGAACGCCAACGTGATCCGCGGCGACCTGCGGGTGGTGAACATCATGATCTCCGGCACAACGGCCGATCTGGGCCGGATCGTGCGGTCCGACATGCACGAGGGGCGGTTTTTCACCGACCTCGAGGCTCGCAGCGGGCGGAACGTGGCGGTGATCGGGTTCGATGTGGCCGACGCGCTGTTCCCGAACGAGTCGCCGATCGGCAAGCAGGTTCAGATCCGCAGCCAGCGCTACACGGTCGTGGGCGTGGCCGCGCGGCAGGGCAGCTTCCTCGGCATGTTCAGTTGGGACTCGCAGGTGATCATGCCGCTCGAGGCGTTTTCGCGCTCGTTCCCGGTGCGCTGGGCCGACCCGGAAATTCGGGTGCAGGTAGACCTGCAGCGGATGGACGAGGCGCGGGACGAACTCCGGGGCGTGATGCGGCGCGTGCGCCGCCTGAGCCCCGAGAAGAAGGACGATTTTGAGATCAACAGCCAGCAGGTCGTGCGTGAGCAGATCGAGCCGATGAAGAAGAACATCGCGATCGGCGGTCTGTTCGTGACCGGCTTGGCGCTGTTCGTCGGCGCGATCGGCATCATGAACATCACCTACGTGAGCGTGAAGGAGCGCACGAAGGAGATCGGCACCCGCAAGGCGCTCGGTGCGCGGCGGCGGACGATCCTCCTGCAGTTCCTGATCGAGGCGGTGAGCATCTGTGTGCTTGGCGGCGTGCTGGGGCTGGGCACCGCCTGGGGGCTGTCCGCCCTCGTGGGGGCGTTCTGGCCGCAGTTCCCCATCGTCTTCTCGTTCGGGCTCGTGCTCGTCGGCCTCACCGTGTCCGTGGTCACGGGCGTTTTCAGCGGTTTCGCGCCGGCGTACTCCGCCAGCAAACTCGATCCGGTGGTGGCGCTGCGTTACGAGTAG
- a CDS encoding S41 family peptidase, whose translation MRTSVRTFCALAVMASALLPLRAADDSTRLLRFPTTNGNQIVFSYAGQLYTVGVDGGVARRLTDGPGYAVFPRFSADGSQLAFTAQYDGNTEVYVMPAEGGVPKRLTYTATLGRDDLSDRMGPNNIVMAWKNTANEIAFRSRMRSTNDFIGQLYTVGIDADLPKQIPVPRGGFLSYSPDDTKMAYNRIFREFRTWKRYKGGMADDVWVFDFKTGAVENISNNDAQDIIPMWAPTNRIYYISERTGRFNLFAYDLATKQTRQVTKFTDYDIKFPSIGKGGIVFEQAGYVWFFDLKTEQARRVPISVKEDFALARPEIKRVNDSISRVRPSPDGKRAVVGARGEVFTVPAKHGPVRNLTETSGVHERDAVWSPDGRWIAYISDQTGENEIWIRPQDGKGPAQQITRNADTYYYPATWSPDSRKLMFTDRMARLRYVDIETKEITLVEQATEFEINDFDWSPDSKWIAYVLPEKEGFNVRNDYGRLRLYSLESKQAQDLTDGWFNVSSPKFSEDGKFLAIASARDFDATYGNLEFNHIYVDMERVYLFTLAKDTDSPFKPRSDEVALGDEDKAKDEKKDAEAKPADASAKPEVAKANGAEKSDAAADKDDKKSDKKKKPVVVKVDFEGLSDRLVGLPVTPANYNVVHVSGDKVYYVRMSAMDAGEPGRPRGTFCLYDTKERKETELLSGVSGVTFTADGKKVLIAQRREYAIVDAPSAKVEIKEKDKLDLSGLTMNLDRAAEWKQIFDESWRQMRDFFYVPNMHGVDWPAIHDKYAALVPYVRHRNDLTYVIGEMISELSVGHAYVGGGDRQNTAPRIKTGLLGAEFSRDPASGAYRIDHIIRGENWQTQTRSPLTEIGVNAKEGEYVLAVNGKPVREMPNLYAALLDTVGKQVTLRLNAKPTDEGARDVVVVPIADEAPLYYYQEVQNRIAYVNQKTGGKVGYIHIPDMGPEGLNEFAKHFYPQLTKKALIIDVRGNGGGNVSAQVIERLRRQIVGWNVYRGAKPFTNPDATPMGPMIALCNEFSASDGDIFPFRFQKLKLGKVVGKRTWGGVVGIRGSLPFTDGGTLMRPEFTFYSVDGKRWEVEGHGVVPDIIVDNDPTREFKGEDQQLDRAIAEIMEELKTKEVTIPPVPPAPVKN comes from the coding sequence ATGCGCACCTCTGTTCGCACCTTCTGCGCGCTCGCCGTCATGGCCAGTGCCCTGCTCCCACTACGCGCCGCCGACGATTCCACGCGGCTCCTGCGCTTCCCCACCACCAACGGGAACCAGATCGTGTTCAGCTACGCTGGACAACTCTACACTGTCGGCGTCGACGGTGGCGTCGCCCGCCGCCTCACCGATGGCCCTGGCTATGCCGTGTTCCCCCGCTTCTCGGCTGACGGCTCGCAACTCGCATTCACCGCGCAATACGACGGCAACACGGAAGTGTACGTCATGCCCGCCGAAGGCGGCGTGCCGAAGCGCCTGACGTACACCGCGACGCTCGGCCGCGACGATCTCTCCGACCGCATGGGGCCGAACAACATCGTCATGGCGTGGAAGAACACCGCCAACGAGATCGCGTTCCGGTCGCGCATGCGCTCCACCAACGACTTTATCGGGCAGCTCTACACCGTCGGTATCGACGCCGATTTGCCTAAGCAGATCCCGGTGCCCCGGGGCGGCTTCCTCAGCTACTCGCCCGATGACACGAAGATGGCGTACAACCGCATCTTCCGCGAATTCCGCACCTGGAAGCGCTACAAGGGCGGCATGGCGGACGATGTCTGGGTCTTCGATTTCAAGACCGGCGCCGTCGAGAACATCTCCAACAACGACGCCCAGGACATCATCCCGATGTGGGCGCCCACGAACCGCATCTACTACATCTCGGAGCGCACCGGCCGCTTCAACCTGTTCGCCTACGACCTCGCCACCAAGCAGACCCGCCAGGTCACGAAGTTCACCGATTACGACATCAAGTTTCCGTCGATCGGCAAAGGCGGCATCGTCTTCGAGCAGGCCGGCTACGTCTGGTTCTTCGACCTGAAGACAGAACAGGCCCGCCGCGTCCCCATCAGCGTCAAGGAGGACTTCGCCCTCGCCCGCCCCGAAATCAAACGGGTCAACGACAGCATCTCGCGCGTCCGCCCGTCGCCCGACGGCAAGCGCGCCGTCGTCGGCGCCCGCGGTGAAGTGTTCACCGTCCCGGCCAAGCACGGCCCCGTCCGCAACCTCACCGAGACCTCCGGCGTGCACGAGCGTGACGCCGTCTGGTCGCCCGACGGCCGCTGGATCGCCTACATCTCCGACCAGACCGGCGAGAACGAAATCTGGATCCGACCGCAGGACGGCAAGGGCCCGGCCCAGCAGATCACCCGCAACGCCGACACCTACTACTATCCGGCCACCTGGTCGCCCGACAGCCGCAAGCTGATGTTCACCGACCGCATGGCCCGCCTGCGCTACGTCGACATCGAGACCAAGGAAATCACGCTCGTGGAGCAGGCGACCGAGTTTGAGATCAACGACTTCGACTGGTCGCCCGACAGCAAGTGGATCGCCTACGTGCTGCCCGAGAAGGAGGGCTTCAACGTCCGCAACGACTACGGCCGCCTCCGGCTGTATTCACTCGAGTCCAAGCAGGCCCAGGACCTCACCGACGGCTGGTTCAACGTGAGCAGCCCGAAGTTCAGCGAGGACGGCAAGTTCCTCGCCATCGCCTCCGCCCGCGACTTCGACGCGACCTACGGCAACCTCGAGTTCAACCACATCTACGTCGACATGGAGCGCGTGTACCTCTTCACGCTCGCCAAGGACACTGACTCGCCCTTCAAGCCGCGCAGCGATGAGGTCGCCCTCGGCGACGAGGACAAGGCCAAGGACGAGAAGAAGGACGCTGAGGCCAAGCCGGCCGACGCCTCCGCCAAGCCCGAGGTCGCCAAGGCCAACGGAGCGGAGAAGTCCGACGCCGCCGCCGACAAGGACGACAAGAAGTCCGACAAGAAGAAGAAACCGGTCGTCGTGAAGGTCGACTTCGAGGGTCTCTCGGACCGCCTCGTCGGCCTGCCGGTCACGCCCGCGAACTACAACGTCGTGCACGTCAGCGGCGACAAGGTCTACTACGTCCGCATGAGCGCCATGGACGCCGGCGAGCCCGGCCGCCCGCGGGGCACGTTCTGCCTGTACGACACCAAGGAGCGCAAGGAGACCGAACTCCTCTCCGGCGTTTCCGGTGTCACCTTCACCGCCGACGGCAAGAAGGTCCTGATCGCCCAGCGCCGCGAATACGCGATCGTCGATGCCCCCAGCGCGAAGGTTGAGATCAAGGAGAAGGACAAGCTGGATCTGTCGGGGCTGACCATGAACCTGGACCGCGCCGCCGAGTGGAAGCAGATCTTCGACGAGAGCTGGCGCCAGATGCGCGACTTCTTTTACGTGCCGAACATGCACGGCGTCGACTGGCCCGCCATTCACGACAAGTACGCCGCGCTCGTCCCGTACGTCCGCCATCGCAACGACCTCACCTACGTCATCGGCGAGATGATCAGCGAGCTCAGCGTCGGCCACGCCTACGTGGGCGGCGGCGACCGGCAGAACACCGCGCCGCGCATCAAGACCGGCCTTCTGGGCGCGGAATTCTCCCGCGATCCCGCGAGCGGCGCCTACCGCATCGACCACATCATCCGCGGCGAAAACTGGCAGACGCAGACCCGCTCGCCGCTCACCGAGATCGGCGTAAACGCCAAGGAGGGCGAATACGTCCTCGCGGTGAACGGTAAGCCGGTGCGCGAGATGCCCAACCTGTACGCCGCGCTGCTCGACACCGTCGGCAAGCAGGTGACGCTCCGCCTCAACGCGAAGCCGACCGACGAAGGCGCGCGCGACGTCGTGGTGGTGCCGATCGCCGACGAAGCCCCACTCTACTACTACCAGGAGGTCCAGAACCGGATCGCCTACGTGAACCAGAAGACCGGCGGCAAGGTGGGCTACATCCACATCCCGGACATGGGCCCCGAGGGTCTCAATGAGTTCGCCAAGCACTTCTACCCGCAGCTCACGAAGAAAGCCCTGATCATCGACGTGCGCGGCAATGGTGGCGGCAACGTCTCCGCCCAGGTGATCGAGCGCCTCCGCCGCCAGATCGTCGGCTGGAACGTGTACCGCGGCGCCAAGCCGTTCACCAATCCCGACGCCACGCCGATGGGCCCGATGATCGCCCTCTGCAACGAGTTCTCCGCGTCGGACGGCGACATCTTCCCGTTCCGATTCCAGAAGCTCAAGCTGGGCAAGGTCGTCGGCAAGCGCACCTGGGGCGGCGTGGTCGGCATCCGCGGCTCCCTGCCCTTCACCGACGGCGGCACGCTGATGCGGCCGGAGTTCACGTTTTACTCGGTCGATGGCAAACGCTGGGAGGTCGAAGGCCATGGCGTCGTCCCCGACATCATCGTGGACAACGATCCCACCCGGGAATTCAAGGGCGAGGACCAGCAGCTCGACCGTGCGATCGCTGAGATCATGGAAGAGCTGAAGACCAAGGAAGTCACCATCCCGCCGGTTCCGCCGGCCCCGGTGAAGAACTGA
- a CDS encoding histidine kinase has product MHNRWARYAVYAAGWSFLGLVLSLEVYFNFRAGMGGQVDNDFVDLAIPQFGRAVMWAAMAPLILRLRTGLPLTRGRWVGGVSFHLMMSVVVMAVFYVGRHVGYAVFFRGFDHFWGRLVPDFYGRNMIDIGYYWLVLGFGYGMEIYQRYKTEELKAARLETRLMETELKTLREQLHPHFLFNTLNTISVLVRDGRSAEATNLIARLSSLLRATLDAARTPEVPLRQELEFLLGYLEIQKARFSDRLTVHVNVAAPALEVRVPNLLLQPIVENAILHGIGPKSGPGRVEIRGEVRGETLHLEVADDGPGLAEDGARPKEGIGLSNTRERLARIYGDAGRLALRSLAGRGVTVEIDLPCAR; this is encoded by the coding sequence ATGCACAACCGTTGGGCGAGATATGCCGTTTATGCGGCCGGATGGTCCTTCCTGGGCCTCGTGCTCTCGCTGGAGGTGTATTTCAATTTCCGGGCCGGGATGGGCGGGCAGGTGGACAACGATTTCGTGGACCTGGCGATCCCGCAGTTTGGCCGCGCGGTGATGTGGGCGGCGATGGCGCCGCTGATCCTGCGGCTGCGGACAGGGTTGCCGCTGACGCGCGGCCGCTGGGTGGGCGGCGTGAGTTTTCACCTGATGATGAGCGTGGTCGTGATGGCCGTGTTCTACGTCGGCCGGCACGTCGGCTACGCCGTGTTCTTTCGCGGCTTCGATCATTTCTGGGGGCGGCTGGTACCGGACTTCTACGGCCGGAACATGATCGACATCGGCTACTACTGGCTCGTCCTGGGCTTCGGATACGGGATGGAGATCTACCAACGCTACAAGACGGAGGAGCTGAAGGCGGCGCGGCTGGAGACGCGGTTGATGGAGACCGAGCTGAAGACGCTGCGCGAACAGCTCCACCCGCACTTTCTCTTCAATACGCTGAACACGATCTCCGTACTGGTGCGCGACGGCCGGAGTGCGGAGGCGACCAACCTGATCGCGCGGCTGAGCTCGCTGCTGCGGGCGACGCTCGATGCGGCGCGCACGCCCGAGGTGCCGCTCCGGCAGGAGCTGGAGTTCCTGCTCGGTTACCTCGAGATCCAGAAGGCGCGGTTTTCCGACCGGCTGACGGTGCACGTGAACGTGGCGGCGCCGGCGCTGGAGGTGCGCGTGCCGAACCTGCTGCTGCAGCCCATCGTGGAGAATGCGATCCTGCACGGCATCGGACCGAAGTCCGGGCCGGGCCGCGTGGAGATCCGCGGCGAAGTGCGCGGGGAGACGCTGCACCTCGAGGTGGCGGACGACGGTCCCGGGCTGGCGGAGGACGGTGCGCGGCCGAAGGAGGGTATCGGACTTTCCAACACGCGGGAGCGGCTGGCCCGGATCTACGGTGACGCCGGCCGGCTCGCCCTGCGGAGTCTCGCCGGCCGCGGCGTAACCGTGGAAATCGACCTGCCCTGCGCCCGATGA
- a CDS encoding ABC transporter permease has protein sequence MIITEILRLAFSSLTSNKLRSILTILGIAVGVFSVIGVMTLINGMRSSIESGLNVLGANSFQVSKWPPLIFSHEQWMKYRNRRDLNFATSRRFKELMADSATINLQIGRGGLTVVVRDRRTNPNVRLAGSDENFITAFNYDVGVGRNIGLDDVEYGRPVCVLGADVAQRVYPEGDALGQLVRIGGQNYTVIGVLKPKGSSFGQSQDNFVLTPITRFLAVYGTARRSISINVQAPSQAELPATQEKATGMMRLVRGLHPEDPNDFEVFSNESLIEAFNKIANVVAVGALIVSGIALLASGVGVMNIMLVSVTERTKEIGVRKSIGAKKVNILLQFLAEAVALSLIGGSAGIAIGVGGGNLVAFFMHTGITFPWLWAGIGLVTCGGIGIVFGLYPAWKAASLDPIEALRYE, from the coding sequence ATGATCATTACCGAAATCCTCCGGCTGGCATTCTCCTCGCTCACGTCGAACAAGCTGCGTTCGATCCTGACGATCCTGGGCATTGCCGTGGGTGTGTTCTCGGTCATCGGCGTGATGACGCTGATCAACGGCATGCGGTCGTCGATCGAGAGCGGCCTCAATGTTCTCGGCGCGAACAGCTTTCAGGTGAGCAAATGGCCGCCGCTGATCTTCTCGCACGAGCAATGGATGAAGTACCGCAACCGGCGGGACCTTAATTTCGCCACGTCGCGCCGGTTCAAGGAGCTGATGGCCGATTCCGCCACGATCAATCTCCAGATCGGCCGCGGCGGCCTCACGGTGGTCGTGCGTGACCGCCGCACCAACCCGAACGTCCGCCTCGCCGGCTCCGACGAGAACTTCATCACGGCGTTCAACTATGACGTCGGGGTGGGCCGCAATATCGGGCTCGATGACGTGGAATACGGGCGGCCGGTCTGCGTGCTCGGCGCCGACGTGGCCCAGCGCGTGTATCCCGAAGGCGACGCTCTGGGGCAGCTCGTCCGCATCGGCGGGCAGAACTACACGGTGATCGGCGTGCTGAAACCCAAGGGCTCCTCGTTTGGCCAGAGCCAGGACAATTTCGTGCTGACGCCGATCACGCGTTTCCTCGCGGTGTACGGCACGGCGCGCCGCTCGATCAGCATCAACGTGCAGGCGCCGAGCCAGGCGGAGTTGCCGGCCACGCAGGAGAAGGCGACCGGCATGATGCGCCTCGTCCGCGGGCTGCACCCGGAAGACCCGAACGACTTTGAGGTGTTTTCGAACGAGTCTCTCATCGAGGCCTTCAACAAGATCGCCAACGTCGTGGCGGTGGGCGCGCTGATCGTCAGCGGCATCGCGCTGCTCGCCTCGGGCGTGGGCGTCATGAACATCATGCTCGTCAGCGTGACGGAGCGCACGAAGGAGATCGGGGTACGCAAAAGTATCGGCGCCAAGAAGGTGAACATTCTCCTGCAGTTCCTGGCCGAGGCGGTGGCCTTGTCGTTGATCGGCGGCAGCGCCGGCATCGCAATCGGCGTCGGTGGTGGCAACCTCGTGGCGTTCTTCATGCACACCGGGATCACCTTCCCGTGGCTGTGGGCCGGCATCGGTCTCGTGACCTGCGGCGGCATCGGCATCGTCTTCGGGTTGTACCCGGCTTGGAAAGCCGCGTCCCTCGATCCGATCGAGGCGCTGCGGTACGAATAA
- a CDS encoding LytTR family DNA-binding domain-containing protein, with the protein MNPAPNPAPDATRPVRAVIIDDEPMARRGVHLLLERDAGVEIVGEAADGVAGLELLQRVQPELAFVDVQMPAGNGFDMLRRLAPEGLPVVVFITAYDEYALQAFDVQAVDYLLKPYDDERFARALERAKEAVRRRRQDDWSEGLAELRQLLQHVREGKPGGTEAPERILVKTSGEIVLLKPDEVDWIEAEGDYVKFHVGGHAHMMRETMARLEARLNPKHFVRIHRSTIVNIERIRKLSPSFAGDYVVILQDGTRLRLSRGFHERLASLLHQAL; encoded by the coding sequence ATGAACCCAGCCCCGAACCCAGCCCCCGACGCGACCCGACCGGTGCGCGCGGTGATCATTGACGACGAACCCATGGCCCGCCGTGGCGTGCACCTGCTGCTGGAGCGCGACGCGGGGGTGGAGATCGTGGGCGAGGCGGCGGACGGCGTGGCCGGCCTGGAACTGCTGCAGCGGGTGCAGCCGGAGCTCGCCTTCGTCGACGTGCAGATGCCGGCCGGCAACGGCTTCGACATGCTGCGACGGCTCGCGCCGGAAGGATTGCCGGTCGTGGTGTTCATCACCGCTTACGACGAGTACGCCCTGCAGGCGTTCGACGTGCAGGCCGTCGACTATCTGCTGAAGCCCTACGACGACGAGCGGTTTGCGCGCGCCCTCGAGCGCGCGAAGGAGGCGGTGCGCCGGCGGCGGCAGGACGACTGGAGCGAGGGCCTCGCCGAGTTGCGGCAGTTGCTGCAGCACGTGCGCGAGGGGAAGCCCGGCGGCACGGAGGCGCCCGAGCGAATCCTCGTGAAAACTTCAGGCGAGATCGTGCTGCTGAAGCCGGACGAGGTGGACTGGATCGAGGCCGAGGGCGACTACGTGAAGTTTCATGTCGGTGGGCACGCGCACATGATGCGTGAGACGATGGCGCGGCTGGAGGCGCGGCTGAATCCCAAGCACTTCGTCCGCATCCACCGCTCCACGATCGTGAACATCGAGCGGATCCGGAAGTTGAGCCCGTCGTTCGCCGGAGACTACGTGGTGATTCTGCAGGACGGCACGCGGCTGCGGCTCAGCCGGGGGTTTCACGAACGGCTCGCGAGCCTGCTGCACCAGGCCCTGTAG